One window of Bacteroides sp. AN502(2024) genomic DNA carries:
- a CDS encoding O-antigen ligase family protein: MFILLVILIYEAINILFYRQNEQKDTRRTVYGFIIIISCFAQAMFGVVQFFGLFQVLTAFKVTGSFDNPAGFAACLCAGFPFVGFLLPDKNKYIRYGGWMVGVAIAVAVVLSQSRAGIMSIASICFILLNMKVFHKRWMKCLSLVCLALLLSGCYWMKKDSADGRLLIWSSSVNMIKDAPWFGHGVGSFEAHYMDYQAEYLKQFEGTRYALLADNVKHPFNEYVGVLLNFGAFGLCLLLAIIVLLACCYKKKPCIEKQTAIYSLVSIGIFSLFSYPFTYPFTWIITVLCIFIITKEYLTTIFAYSKIKYAVCIIVLLCSLGGMYKLVERIKAEKEWGKASVLALCGTYGKAFPIYEKLEKKFYDNPYFLYNYTAILLENKQYEESLRIALQCRRYWADYDLELIIGEIYQELGRQELAEKYYNSASLMCPSRFLPFYKLFHLYKDNADRKNMLSMANLIIDKPMKIKTSTIRMMKREMMREKMRLYTIN, encoded by the coding sequence GTGTTCATACTATTAGTAATATTAATATATGAAGCAATCAACATCTTATTTTACAGGCAGAATGAACAGAAAGATACGAGGAGAACTGTATATGGTTTTATCATTATTATTTCATGCTTTGCGCAGGCAATGTTCGGGGTAGTTCAGTTTTTTGGCTTGTTTCAGGTGCTCACTGCTTTTAAGGTTACAGGAAGTTTTGACAATCCTGCGGGGTTTGCGGCATGTCTCTGTGCGGGCTTTCCTTTTGTAGGATTCCTATTGCCGGATAAGAATAAATATATCAGGTATGGAGGATGGATGGTAGGAGTCGCAATTGCAGTAGCTGTGGTTCTGTCACAATCAAGAGCGGGTATTATGAGCATTGCCTCTATCTGTTTCATTCTTTTAAATATGAAGGTATTTCATAAAAGATGGATGAAGTGTCTTTCTTTAGTATGTCTCGCTTTATTACTGTCAGGATGTTACTGGATGAAAAAAGACTCTGCCGATGGAAGATTACTTATATGGAGCAGCAGTGTGAATATGATAAAAGATGCACCATGGTTTGGTCATGGTGTAGGAAGTTTCGAGGCTCATTATATGGATTATCAGGCAGAGTATTTAAAGCAATTTGAGGGAACCCGATATGCATTGCTTGCAGATAACGTGAAACATCCTTTTAATGAATATGTGGGAGTTCTCCTAAATTTTGGGGCTTTCGGTTTATGTTTGTTGCTTGCAATAATAGTTCTGCTTGCATGTTGTTATAAAAAGAAGCCTTGTATTGAGAAACAAACAGCCATTTATTCTTTAGTTTCGATAGGTATATTCTCTCTCTTTTCTTATCCGTTCACTTATCCTTTTACATGGATTATTACCGTTCTGTGCATTTTTATCATCACAAAGGAATATCTCACTACTATTTTTGCCTACTCTAAGATAAAATATGCAGTATGCATCATTGTTCTCCTTTGTTCGCTAGGGGGGATGTATAAACTGGTAGAACGCATAAAAGCAGAAAAGGAATGGGGAAAAGCATCTGTACTTGCACTATGCGGAACATACGGCAAAGCTTTTCCCATTTATGAAAAGTTGGAAAAGAAATTTTACGATAATCCTTATTTCCTTTATAATTATACTGCTATACTGTTAGAAAATAAGCAGTATGAAGAGAGCTTGAGAATAGCATTGCAATGCCGTAGATATTGGGCGGATTATGATTTGGAACTTATAATAGGAGAAATCTATCAGGAATTGGGTAGACAAGAATTGGCGGAGAAATATTACAATAGTGCATCATTGATGTGCCCTTCCCGCTTCCTTCCATTTTATAAATTATTTCATTTATATAAGGATAATGCGGATCGGAAGAATATGCTCAGTATGGCTAATCTGATTATTGATAAGCCTATGAAGATAAAAACGTCAACCATCCGGATGATGAAAAGAGAGATGATGAGAGAGAAAATGCGATTGTACACTATAAATTGA
- a CDS encoding DUF1573 domain-containing protein: MRNMLGKLNLLFLLAMIICLFLSSCNQHTCKIYKNQSFEKICSIAYSNKKTFCIVLVDSTQDLSREYCLKSKDFIDTNKAIYNLVDINISSNEWYMKWLCPLSLPLTCVFSENGTLVDLIPGATKETFLYIAKAISDKKITNYHYPNRFKLSKCTAIPLLNQVLECKMDLDQGIYVPTVLSNSIDSLKYPYSFYWGIVGELMENDTVESKILARSMLELETPYYLQLYKNEFITAKKVLNPDFEINDEPNIRVDDNMVSLSDCNVGKNISFVIPIHNDGKYPLKILKIFTSCSCLNLVDHSEEFIISPHDSVMVGFNFRSEELGEVTRDVFITSNSINKPILYIKVLANIYWVLI; this comes from the coding sequence ATGAGAAATATGCTTGGAAAACTGAATTTGCTTTTTTTGCTTGCTATGATTATTTGCTTGTTTCTTTCTAGCTGTAATCAACATACATGCAAAATATATAAAAATCAATCATTTGAGAAGATTTGCTCTATTGCATATAGCAATAAAAAAACTTTTTGTATAGTCTTAGTAGATTCCACTCAGGATTTGTCTCGAGAGTATTGTTTAAAGAGCAAAGATTTTATAGATACTAATAAAGCTATTTATAATCTTGTAGATATTAATATATCTTCAAATGAATGGTATATGAAGTGGCTTTGTCCTTTGTCGTTGCCTTTGACCTGTGTGTTTTCAGAAAATGGTACACTGGTTGACTTGATTCCAGGTGCAACGAAAGAGACTTTTTTATATATAGCTAAAGCCATTTCTGATAAAAAAATAACTAATTATCATTATCCTAACCGCTTTAAACTTTCTAAATGTACCGCCATCCCTTTATTAAACCAAGTCTTGGAATGTAAGATGGATTTAGATCAGGGAATATACGTTCCAACGGTTCTAAGTAATTCAATTGATTCATTAAAATATCCATACTCCTTTTATTGGGGAATTGTAGGAGAACTAATGGAAAATGATACCGTTGAATCCAAAATATTGGCAAGATCAATGTTGGAATTGGAAACCCCTTATTATTTGCAATTGTATAAAAATGAATTTATTACAGCAAAAAAAGTTCTGAATCCGGATTTTGAAATAAATGATGAACCTAACATCAGAGTAGACGATAATATGGTATCTCTTTCCGATTGTAATGTTGGTAAAAATATATCTTTTGTGATTCCTATTCACAATGATGGAAAGTATCCTTTAAAGATATTGAAGATTTTTACAAGTTGTTCTTGCTTGAATCTAGTAGACCACTCGGAGGAATTTATTATCTCTCCTCACGACTCTGTAATGGTCGGATTTAATTTTAGATCGGAAGAATTAGGAGAAGTAACTAGGGATGTTTTTATAACTTCCAATTCGATAAATAAGCCTATTCTATACATAAAAGTATTAGCTAATATATATTGGGTATTAATTTAA
- a CDS encoding TlpA family protein disulfide reductase, with amino-acid sequence MKLYFSLFLFLFIGVCHAQKVTRVNSNKISVEGDTIIYFDAEQKSITRQAHSDSLETGKYIISIKGTDEITEIHLTYKHPKLETLIGKTLPQINLTDMSRKPVKMDESDVTVVCFWNRHCRPCIRKLTALNILAEDYPDIRFVALTPDSSGEVKRLMKRLNLVWENITVVPDYKDEFNDVLHIYMYPSNVIIDKNRVVQGATVGGNTRQLLRTLERLSGTSKNDCWE; translated from the coding sequence ATGAAACTATATTTTTCCCTTTTCTTATTCCTTTTTATAGGTGTTTGTCATGCCCAAAAGGTAACGCGTGTTAATAGTAATAAGATTAGCGTAGAAGGCGACACGATTATATATTTTGACGCAGAGCAAAAATCTATAACAAGACAGGCCCATTCCGACTCTTTAGAAACAGGTAAATACATTATTTCTATCAAAGGGACAGATGAAATAACGGAAATTCACTTAACTTATAAACATCCTAAACTTGAAACTTTAATTGGTAAGACGCTTCCTCAGATCAATTTGACTGATATGAGTAGAAAACCTGTTAAAATGGATGAATCCGATGTCACGGTTGTATGTTTTTGGAACAGGCATTGTCGCCCTTGCATACGGAAACTTACAGCTTTAAATATACTTGCTGAAGATTATCCGGATATTCGATTTGTAGCATTAACGCCTGATTCTAGTGGAGAAGTGAAGAGGTTAATGAAAAGATTGAATTTAGTGTGGGAAAATATAACAGTTGTTCCCGATTATAAAGACGAATTTAATGATGTATTGCATATTTATATGTATCCATCAAATGTTATTATTGATAAAAACAGAGTTGTTCAAGGGGCAACTGTTGGCGGCAATACACGACAACTGCTACGAACATTGGAAAGATTGAGCGGAACGTCTAAAAATGATTGTTGGGAATAG
- a CDS encoding DUF1573 domain-containing protein, producing MELIQRICLMAILGIIFISTGCSSRHLEVLYNGNFHDIQQIAINRNENFCVVLLDTSNLTSKIYKERLERNHIKTVFNMIDIRLPQNNWYQQWLYSISDPITCIFSPSGNLIDIIPGASRKCFDCIGQVVKTGEMCRKLVYYNNFSMDKEQLISLLSDILFCKLDLEKGLNIEPRINKLMDSINYPYTAYLRMMNLDKYGKHETAQLVAKHLLTFDSDLELEIYPELFIAAKGVIDSCYNPKVEPVLECVTLIELGRCEKGVAKSFKIEIFNSGNAPLEIKEVQLSCSCVKLIGDEIYTILPQESQYINFEFTADKDEKIERELILKSNGIYPMHKIKIIADSS from the coding sequence ATGGAATTAATACAAAGAATTTGTTTAATGGCTATATTGGGTATAATTTTTATTTCTACGGGGTGTTCTTCTAGGCATTTAGAAGTCCTTTATAATGGAAACTTCCATGATATACAACAAATTGCTATAAATAGAAATGAGAATTTTTGTGTAGTTCTTTTAGATACATCCAATTTGACCTCTAAAATATATAAGGAACGTTTAGAAAGGAATCATATTAAAACTGTATTTAATATGATAGATATACGTTTACCCCAAAATAACTGGTATCAGCAATGGTTATATTCAATATCAGATCCTATTACATGTATTTTCTCTCCCTCTGGTAATTTAATAGATATTATACCCGGAGCGTCTCGTAAGTGCTTTGATTGTATAGGGCAAGTTGTTAAAACGGGAGAAATGTGCCGAAAGTTAGTATATTATAACAATTTTTCGATGGATAAAGAGCAATTAATTTCACTGTTGAGTGATATCCTTTTCTGTAAACTCGACCTTGAGAAAGGTCTGAATATTGAACCTCGAATTAACAAATTAATGGATTCTATTAATTATCCGTATACAGCTTATTTAAGGATGATGAATTTAGATAAGTATGGTAAACATGAAACTGCTCAATTGGTAGCCAAACACTTATTGACCTTTGATAGTGATTTGGAGCTTGAGATTTATCCGGAACTTTTTATTGCAGCAAAAGGTGTTATTGATTCTTGTTATAATCCAAAAGTTGAACCCGTCTTAGAATGTGTAACACTTATCGAATTGGGTCGTTGCGAGAAAGGAGTTGCAAAATCGTTTAAAATTGAAATATTTAATTCGGGTAATGCTCCTCTTGAAATTAAAGAAGTTCAACTCAGTTGCTCTTGCGTAAAACTTATAGGTGATGAAATATATACTATTCTTCCACAAGAATCTCAGTATATTAATTTTGAATTTACTGCAGATAAGGATGAAAAAATAGAACGAGAACTTATTTTAAAATCTAATGGTATTTATCCCATGCATAAAATAAAAATTATTGCAGATAGTTCATAA